One stretch of Chryseobacterium indologenes DNA includes these proteins:
- a CDS encoding reprolysin-like metallopeptidase produces the protein MKRQLTLLGMLLITGVSFAQTDRLWSQEVSKSSSEIFENKSGIRNPKLFSLNINGLKNALAKAPKRLAAGEKSEVIISFPNSDGRMENFKVRENSNFTPELAAKYPDIKSYVGQGLEDPNSTVYFSVSSLGLSSMEIYGDKSAVFIEPYAKDLSTYVVYKKTDKNDDLSKFECTVIDVAKKGVSNTNVLARPNADDAKLRTFRLALSCTGEYTAYFGGTKAQALAAMNSTMTRVNGVFEKDFAARMVLIANNDAVIYTNASTDPYSAASGMSSWNSQLQSTLTSVIGEANYDIGHLFGASGGGGNAGCIGCICTNGSKGSGYTSPADAIPSGDNFDIDYVAHEMGHQFGGNHTFSHGNEGTGVNMEPGSGSTIMGYAGITSQDVQPHSDAFFHAVSIQQITNNIKAKTCSVNTNTGNSIPTANAGLDYTIPKGTPFVLTGTGADADGDSLTYIWEQMDNASSSQTGASSAASATKASGPNFRSWTPTTVPTRYFPRMASILAGATTTAGSEITVEALSSVARTLNFRFTVRDNKAGGSGNNSDDAVITVNSTAGPFTVTSQNSATTYTGGSSQNVTWDVAGTTANGVNTANVDILWSTDSGNTWTTLLSATPNDGSQAVTIPNVSTTTGRLMVKGSNHIFFDVNNANISVNAGSGTPDTVAPTPPTLAASGTTSTSTTLSWSGATDNVGVTGYDVYMGASLLGSTASTTYTVTSLTPSTTYSFSVKAKDAAGNASSSSNTVNVTTLAGGTVTYCSASASNTADERIGNVTFGSINNTSTGTAGYENFTSISTNVTRGNAYTLSITPTWTSTKYNEAYAVYIDYNGNGSFADSGELVWSKAGSTTSPVTGSVTIPSTATLGSTRMRVMMKYSSIPTSSCEAYTYGQVEDYTVNIVSSGRGELSNTKDLITDIKLYPNPVKDIMYISNTTSEDYKIFDMGGKIVDSGKLQRGSVNVSNLIKGAYMIQIGEISKRFVKN, from the coding sequence ATGAAAAGACAATTAACCCTACTTGGGATGCTTCTTATTACAGGAGTTTCATTCGCACAGACTGACCGCCTTTGGTCTCAAGAAGTTTCAAAATCATCTTCAGAGATCTTTGAAAACAAATCCGGGATTCGAAACCCTAAATTATTCAGCCTGAATATCAATGGTTTAAAAAATGCTTTAGCCAAAGCTCCCAAAAGACTGGCAGCTGGTGAAAAATCAGAAGTCATTATTTCATTCCCGAACTCTGATGGCAGAATGGAAAACTTTAAAGTAAGAGAAAATTCCAATTTCACCCCTGAACTAGCCGCGAAATACCCTGACATCAAATCGTATGTAGGCCAGGGGCTTGAAGATCCAAATTCTACAGTGTACTTCAGTGTTTCTTCACTAGGATTATCATCCATGGAAATTTACGGTGATAAATCAGCAGTGTTCATTGAGCCCTATGCCAAAGATCTTTCTACCTATGTGGTTTACAAAAAAACCGATAAAAATGATGATCTTAGTAAATTTGAATGTACAGTAATAGACGTTGCGAAGAAAGGAGTGTCTAATACAAATGTTCTGGCAAGACCCAACGCTGATGATGCTAAACTGAGAACATTCAGGCTGGCATTATCCTGTACAGGAGAATATACCGCATATTTTGGAGGAACAAAAGCCCAGGCACTGGCTGCAATGAACAGCACAATGACCCGTGTAAACGGAGTTTTTGAAAAAGATTTTGCTGCAAGAATGGTTCTTATTGCTAATAACGATGCTGTTATTTATACCAATGCTTCCACAGACCCTTACTCTGCTGCATCAGGAATGAGCAGCTGGAATTCTCAATTACAAAGTACACTGACTTCTGTTATTGGCGAAGCTAATTACGATATCGGTCACTTGTTTGGCGCCTCCGGAGGTGGCGGAAACGCCGGATGTATCGGGTGTATCTGTACGAACGGTTCAAAAGGAAGCGGATATACTTCCCCTGCAGACGCAATTCCATCAGGAGATAATTTTGATATTGATTATGTGGCTCATGAAATGGGACACCAATTTGGAGGTAATCATACCTTCTCTCATGGAAATGAAGGAACAGGTGTGAATATGGAACCTGGATCCGGATCAACAATCATGGGCTATGCAGGAATTACCAGTCAAGACGTTCAGCCTCATTCCGATGCCTTTTTCCATGCTGTAAGTATCCAACAAATTACGAATAATATTAAAGCAAAAACCTGCTCAGTAAATACAAATACCGGAAACTCTATTCCAACAGCTAATGCAGGTTTAGACTATACGATTCCAAAAGGAACACCATTTGTACTAACCGGAACCGGAGCTGATGCCGATGGAGATTCATTAACCTATATCTGGGAACAGATGGATAATGCATCGTCTTCTCAAACCGGAGCCAGTTCTGCTGCCAGTGCCACAAAGGCTTCAGGACCTAATTTCAGATCATGGACTCCAACTACGGTTCCTACAAGATATTTCCCAAGAATGGCTTCTATTCTAGCAGGAGCTACTACTACAGCAGGTTCCGAAATCACAGTAGAGGCACTTTCTTCAGTAGCCAGAACATTAAACTTCAGATTTACCGTTCGGGACAATAAGGCTGGAGGCTCTGGAAATAATTCAGATGATGCTGTAATTACAGTAAACAGTACCGCAGGCCCTTTTACTGTTACTTCTCAGAACTCAGCAACTACTTACACTGGGGGAAGCTCACAAAATGTAACCTGGGATGTAGCAGGAACTACAGCAAATGGAGTAAACACAGCTAATGTAGATATCCTTTGGTCTACAGACAGTGGAAATACCTGGACTACTCTATTATCAGCAACTCCTAATGATGGGTCACAAGCTGTAACGATTCCTAATGTTTCTACTACAACAGGAAGACTTATGGTAAAAGGGTCTAATCACATTTTCTTTGATGTAAATAATGCTAATATTTCTGTAAATGCAGGATCCGGAACCCCTGATACAGTGGCTCCTACTCCACCTACCCTTGCTGCTTCAGGAACTACTTCTACAAGTACCACCCTTTCCTGGTCAGGAGCTACAGACAATGTAGGAGTTACAGGATATGACGTCTATATGGGAGCTTCATTACTTGGTTCTACAGCTTCTACTACTTACACTGTAACAAGTTTAACACCATCCACAACTTATAGCTTCTCTGTAAAAGCAAAAGATGCAGCGGGTAATGCTTCTTCTTCAAGTAATACTGTAAACGTTACAACACTTGCAGGTGGAACAGTAACCTACTGCTCTGCTTCAGCTTCGAATACGGCTGATGAAAGAATCGGTAATGTAACATTTGGAAGCATCAATAATACTTCTACAGGAACTGCAGGTTATGAAAACTTTACCTCTATTTCTACTAATGTAACAAGAGGAAATGCTTATACACTATCTATCACACCGACCTGGACATCTACGAAATACAATGAAGCTTATGCCGTTTATATTGATTATAACGGAAACGGAAGCTTTGCAGACAGTGGTGAACTTGTTTGGTCAAAAGCAGGTTCTACAACAAGTCCGGTTACAGGATCTGTTACGATCCCTTCAACAGCAACCCTTGGTTCCACAAGAATGAGAGTAATGATGAAATATAGCTCAATTCCTACTTCATCTTGTGAGGCTTATACCTATGGACAGGTTGAAGATTATACGGTTAATATCGTTTCTTCAGGAAGAGGAGAACTTTCCAATACGAAAGATCTGATTACGGATATCAAGCTATACCCTAACCCGGTAAAAGATATCATGTATATCTCAAATACAACTTCTGAAGATTACAAAATCTTTGATATGGGTGGAAAAATTGTTGACTCAGGAAAACTTCAGAGAGGATCTGTGAATGTAAGCAATCTGATTAAAGGGGCTTACATGATCCAAATTGGAGAAATTTCTAAACGATTTGTTAAAAACTAA
- a CDS encoding DinB family protein, protein MIKQALLGEFLHEAENTRKILKAIPDSALDWKPSEKNWTTGQLASHIAEVYNWYDPTFNQDVFDMGKYQYNKGDISKAENIVAKFEENVAKAQKVLENSDESTYFNEWKMEMNGNAIFPASPRIQVVRGFLYNHLYHHRGELVVYLRSTGNKVPGLYGPTADDMR, encoded by the coding sequence ATGATTAAGCAGGCGCTTTTAGGTGAATTTCTGCATGAAGCTGAAAACACCAGAAAAATTTTAAAAGCAATTCCAGACAGCGCTTTAGACTGGAAACCGTCTGAAAAAAACTGGACAACCGGCCAGTTAGCCTCTCATATTGCTGAAGTTTACAACTGGTACGATCCTACCTTTAATCAGGATGTTTTTGACATGGGGAAATATCAGTATAATAAAGGTGATATTTCCAAAGCGGAAAATATTGTAGCAAAATTTGAAGAAAATGTAGCTAAAGCACAGAAAGTTTTGGAAAACTCTGATGAAAGCACTTATTTTAATGAATGGAAGATGGAAATGAATGGTAATGCTATTTTTCCTGCCTCTCCAAGAATTCAGGTTGTAAGAGGTTTTCTTTATAATCATTTGTACCATCATAGAGGCGAGTTGGTGGTTTATTTGAGATCAACCGGAAATAAAGTTCCTGGACTTTATGGTCCAACTGCTGATGATATGAGATAA
- a CDS encoding acyl-CoA dehydrogenase family protein produces the protein MNTETIDNIKMIAETAREFAEKNIRPNIMEWDESQTFPKDLFHQLGEMGFMGIVVPEQYGGSGLGYHEYVTILDEISQVDPSIGLSVAAHNSLCTNHIYEFGNEEQRNKWLPQLASGKVIGAWGLTEHNTGSDSGGMSTTAVKDGDEWIINGAKNFITHAISGDIAVVMTRTGEKGAKNNSTAFVLEKGMPGFSSGKKENKLGMRASETAELIFDNVRVPDSHRLGEVGEGFKQAMKILDGGRISIAALSLGTARGAYKAALKYAKERHQFGKSISEFQAINFMLADMATEIDAAELLIQRAATLKNAKQKMTKEGAMAKLYASEACVRISNNAVQIFGGYGYTKDFPAEKFYRDSKLCTIGEGTSEIQRLVIGRDITK, from the coding sequence ATGAATACAGAGACAATTGACAACATCAAAATGATAGCGGAGACAGCTAGAGAATTTGCAGAGAAGAATATCCGACCGAATATTATGGAGTGGGATGAAAGCCAGACTTTTCCAAAAGACTTATTTCACCAGTTGGGAGAAATGGGATTTATGGGAATCGTAGTTCCTGAGCAATACGGAGGTTCCGGTTTAGGCTATCACGAGTATGTTACTATCCTGGATGAAATTTCTCAGGTAGACCCGTCTATTGGACTTTCTGTAGCAGCACACAACTCTCTTTGTACCAATCATATTTATGAGTTTGGAAATGAAGAACAAAGAAATAAATGGCTTCCTCAATTAGCTTCCGGAAAAGTAATCGGAGCTTGGGGATTAACGGAACATAATACGGGTTCAGACTCAGGAGGTATGTCTACCACCGCAGTGAAAGACGGTGATGAATGGATCATCAATGGAGCTAAAAATTTTATTACTCATGCTATCTCAGGGGATATTGCTGTAGTAATGACAAGAACAGGTGAAAAAGGAGCTAAAAATAACTCTACGGCTTTTGTTCTAGAAAAAGGTATGCCTGGATTTAGTTCTGGGAAAAAAGAAAATAAATTAGGAATGCGTGCTTCTGAAACCGCAGAATTAATTTTTGATAATGTTCGTGTACCAGATTCTCATCGTTTAGGTGAAGTAGGTGAAGGTTTCAAACAAGCGATGAAAATCCTTGATGGTGGTAGAATTTCTATTGCTGCATTAAGTTTAGGAACAGCAAGAGGTGCTTACAAAGCGGCTTTAAAATATGCAAAAGAAAGGCATCAGTTCGGAAAGTCAATTTCTGAATTCCAGGCAATCAACTTTATGTTAGCTGATATGGCTACAGAAATTGATGCAGCAGAACTTTTGATCCAAAGAGCAGCAACATTGAAAAATGCTAAACAGAAAATGACAAAAGAAGGTGCGATGGCAAAATTATACGCTTCTGAGGCTTGTGTAAGAATTTCCAATAATGCTGTTCAGATCTTCGGAGGTTACGGATATACAAAGGACTTCCCTGCTGAAAAATTCTACAGAGATTCTAAGCTTTGTACTATTGGTGAAGGAACTTCTGAGATCCAGAGACTGGTGATCGGAAGAGATATTACAAAATAA